One part of the [Pantoea] beijingensis genome encodes these proteins:
- the nudC gene encoding NAD(+) diphosphatase, translating to MEREISSIDAGWWVVSHEQKLWLPQGELPHGPAEAFGLAGARGSVIGSWQGETVWLIRENREENMGSVRQIIDRDAGLFQLVGRGVQLAEFYRSHRWCGYCGHEMHLSKSENACLCGHCHQRYYPQIAPCIIVAIRRGDEILLAQHQRHRNGIHTVLAGFVEVGETLEQTVAREVMEESNIKVKNVRYVTSQPWPFPHSLMMAFMAEYDEGELKHDEKELIDAGWYRYDNLPQLPPAGTVARRLIEDTVALCRAEAE from the coding sequence ATGGAACGTGAGATTTCAAGCATAGACGCTGGCTGGTGGGTTGTCAGCCATGAACAAAAACTTTGGTTACCGCAGGGAGAGTTACCACATGGCCCGGCTGAAGCATTCGGCCTTGCAGGGGCCCGTGGATCGGTGATTGGCAGTTGGCAGGGTGAAACCGTTTGGTTGATCCGTGAAAATCGCGAAGAAAATATGGGATCGGTGAGGCAGATCATCGATCGAGATGCCGGACTTTTTCAACTGGTTGGGCGAGGTGTACAGCTGGCTGAATTCTATCGCTCCCATCGCTGGTGCGGCTACTGTGGCCATGAAATGCACTTGAGTAAAAGCGAAAATGCCTGTCTGTGTGGTCATTGCCATCAGCGTTATTATCCGCAAATAGCACCTTGTATCATTGTGGCTATCCGGCGCGGTGATGAAATTTTGCTGGCCCAGCATCAGCGTCACCGTAACGGGATCCATACGGTACTGGCAGGATTTGTCGAAGTCGGTGAAACGCTTGAGCAGACGGTAGCACGCGAAGTGATGGAAGAGAGCAATATCAAAGTTAAAAATGTTCGCTATGTGACTTCGCAACCCTGGCCTTTCCCGCACTCATTAATGATGGCATTTATGGCCGAGTATGACGAAGGTGAGCTGAAGCATGATGAGAAAGAGCTTATTGATGCTGGCTGGTACCGGTACGATAATTTACCTCAGCTACCACCGGCGGGGACGGTAGCGCGCCGCTTAATTGAGGACACGGTCGCGTTATGTCGTGCTGAAGCAGAGTGA
- the rsd gene encoding sigma D regulator, which yields MLNQLDTLTERFGGSNELVDLWLNARRHLLVAYYETVGIKPHKDALTTLDEEALDHFCQRLVDYLSTGHFNIYERIIDGLEGDSPLIAASQIYPALQANTERIMEYYDTHLEAAIDHDNCLEFQQALSGVGEALEARFTLEDKLIQLAFVHHLSPLSVANESALARPA from the coding sequence ATGCTTAACCAGTTAGACACGTTAACCGAGCGCTTCGGAGGCAGTAATGAACTGGTCGATCTTTGGCTGAATGCGCGCCGACATTTGCTAGTTGCTTATTATGAGACGGTGGGGATTAAACCTCACAAGGATGCCCTCACAACGCTCGACGAAGAAGCGTTAGATCATTTTTGCCAGCGATTAGTCGATTACCTTTCGACCGGACATTTCAATATTTATGAGCGAATTATTGACGGACTAGAGGGAGATAGCCCATTAATCGCGGCATCACAGATTTATCCCGCGCTACAAGCTAATACTGAACGGATCATGGAGTACTACGATACCCATTTAGAAGCCGCTATCGACCATGATAACTGCCTGGAATTCCAGCAGGCGCTCTCTGGCGTGGGCGAAGCGTTGGAAGCACGCTTTACGCTGGAGGATAAGCTGATTCAACTGGCTTTCGTTCACCATCTTTCTCCATTATCCGTTGCAAATGAGTCTGCATTGGCACGGCCTGCGTAA
- the hemE gene encoding uroporphyrinogen decarboxylase, with product MSELKNDRYLRALLRQPVDVTPVWMMRQAGRYLPEYKATRAEAGDFMSLCKNAELACEVTLQPLRRYPLDAAILFSDILTIPDAMGLGLWFEAGEGPRFSSPVTCRADVEKLPIPDPEQELGYVMNAVRTIRKNLNGAVPLIGFSGSPWTLATYMVEGGSSKAFTKIKKMMYAEPEILHLMLDKLADSVTLYLNAQIRAGAQSVMIFDTWGGVLTGRDYLDFSLYYMHKIVDGLLHENDGRRVPVTLFTKGGGQWLEAMAETGCDALGLDWTMDIAEARRRVGDKVAIQGNMDPSMLYASPERIEQEVASILSGFGQGEGHVFNLGHGIHQDVSPEHAGVFVEAVHKLSRQYHQE from the coding sequence ATGAGCGAATTGAAGAACGATCGTTATTTACGCGCTTTATTACGCCAGCCGGTTGATGTGACGCCGGTATGGATGATGCGACAGGCAGGGCGTTATTTGCCAGAGTATAAAGCGACACGTGCGGAGGCTGGTGACTTTATGTCGCTGTGCAAAAATGCGGAACTGGCCTGTGAAGTGACGCTACAGCCGTTGCGTCGCTATCCGCTTGATGCGGCAATCCTGTTCTCGGATATCCTGACGATCCCCGATGCAATGGGGCTCGGCCTGTGGTTTGAGGCGGGAGAAGGGCCACGTTTTTCCTCTCCAGTTACCTGCCGTGCCGATGTTGAAAAGCTTCCGATTCCCGATCCCGAACAGGAATTAGGTTATGTGATGAATGCGGTGCGTACCATTCGTAAGAACCTTAACGGCGCTGTGCCGCTTATCGGCTTTTCGGGCAGTCCGTGGACGCTGGCGACTTACATGGTGGAAGGCGGTAGCAGTAAAGCTTTTACGAAGATTAAAAAAATGATGTACGCCGAGCCTGAAATCCTGCATCTGATGCTGGATAAACTGGCGGACAGCGTCACGCTTTACCTTAATGCACAGATTCGCGCCGGCGCGCAGTCAGTCATGATATTTGATACCTGGGGCGGCGTGCTGACAGGGCGGGATTATCTCGATTTTTCATTGTATTACATGCATAAAATTGTTGATGGGCTACTGCATGAAAATGACGGTCGACGCGTACCGGTAACCTTATTCACCAAAGGCGGCGGTCAGTGGCTGGAAGCGATGGCGGAAACAGGTTGTGATGCGCTTGGCCTCGACTGGACGATGGATATTGCTGAAGCTCGTCGCCGTGTGGGCGATAAAGTTGCGATCCAGGGCAATATGGATCCTTCTATGCTGTATGCCTCTCCTGAGCGCATTGAACAGGAAGTGGCGTCTATATTGTCAGGGTTTGGCCAGGGTGAAGGGCATGTCTTTAATCTGGGCCACGGTATTCACCAGGATGTGTCACCGGAACATGCAGGCGTGTTTGTCGAGGCGGTGCATAAACTGTCACGTCAATATCATCAGGAGTAG
- the nfi gene encoding deoxyribonuclease V (cleaves DNA at apurinic or apyrimidinic sites) produces MDMQALRAEQIARATEVVRHDDFDIFPPRLIAGADVGFEQQGEVTRAALVILEYPSLKLVEYKVARIATTLPYIPGFLSFREYPALIAAWQMLEHRPDLLFVDGHGISHPRRLGVASHFGLLVNVPTIGVAKRRLCGKFEPLSDEVGARQPLLDKGEAIGWVWRSKKRCNPLFISTGHRVGMDSALQWVEKCMAGYRLPEPTRWADAVASQRSAFVRWQQQG; encoded by the coding sequence ATGGATATGCAGGCGCTGCGTGCTGAGCAAATCGCACGCGCAACCGAAGTGGTTCGGCACGATGATTTCGATATTTTTCCTCCGCGTCTGATTGCCGGGGCGGATGTCGGGTTTGAACAACAGGGAGAGGTGACGCGCGCAGCGCTGGTGATCCTTGAATATCCTTCACTGAAGCTGGTTGAATACAAGGTGGCGCGCATTGCCACCACCTTGCCTTATATCCCCGGTTTTCTCTCGTTTCGTGAATATCCGGCGCTGATAGCGGCATGGCAGATGTTAGAACATCGCCCGGATTTACTGTTTGTCGATGGGCATGGTATCTCTCATCCGCGCCGTCTTGGTGTTGCCAGCCATTTTGGGCTGTTAGTTAATGTGCCCACGATCGGCGTGGCTAAGCGTCGTCTGTGTGGCAAGTTTGAGCCCTTGAGTGATGAGGTCGGCGCCCGCCAACCGCTGCTGGATAAAGGCGAGGCCATCGGTTGGGTATGGCGCAGTAAGAAGCGTTGCAACCCGCTATTTATCTCTACCGGACACCGTGTCGGCATGGACAGCGCGCTGCAGTGGGTAGAAAAATGCATGGCGGGCTATCGTCTGCCAGAACCTACACGCTGGGCGGATGCCGTGGCTTCGCAGCGCAGCGCCTTTGTGCGTTGGCAGCAGCAGGGTTAA